A single region of the Microlunatus panaciterrae genome encodes:
- a CDS encoding AAA family ATPase, with product MLVGRDREQQRIGALLAAARVGQSGVLVITGDPGIGKTALLEHAKRLTEDMVILTAVGTDAERDLPFAGLAQLLRLTATELERLPAPQAQALAVALALRSGQAVDRFSVGAGLLTLLTQRSEDRPLCLVIDDAHLVDRPSQEALVFVARRLLADAVALIVAARTGEPCLLVADDLPQLRLAGIDAVATRELVGADLGVLATAELSDRVFALSGGNPLAVRELVLERDRLLSLPPDAPGPLSAVLAGLYSRRAADLDPAAATALLVAAAAGEDLAVVRRACDVLGAPVAALADAEAAGLVSVTADRVRFRHPLVRSGVYAAATPARRRLLHAAIADAMGDAAADADRRCWHRSEAALGPDAATADEMEAAAGRAAGRGAYAVAAKAAERAAVLSPTAAEQAARLSAAGTWSWHAGEVVAAQALLARAAALEATSTGRVRSRRLQGVIAARCGAVDQARDLLMHAGAESPDASEAIACYAEAIDACYYLGDAATAVLAAERVETLLRQADAEAGVLGLIAAGMAKVLAGQDGAPLIREAVQRAERAGIATPGQDAAVGQPYEAFWLVMGPMFLRDSGGGRELVQRVVADQRARSAIGALPHLLFHIARDEATTDRWANAEADYNEAIGLARESGQSTELAMSLAGLCWLEARQGRSGEARTHAAETLQLSETHRVEIGRIWALFALGDLALGYGSIASSLEHYRSVDRVLGQLGLLDVDLSPVPELVEAMLRCGETGGTAVMSRTYQDRAVAKGQPWALARAARTQALLCDDAQLDEAFGRALELHTATLDAFERARTQLSYGGRLRRARRRVDARAMLSSALETFTRLGSRPWAEAAADELQATGMTIARPGQNPISRLTPRELQIAVPLADGRTIRQVASALFLSPKTVEYHLRNVYRKFGIDSRSQLAARMSEQR from the coding sequence GTGCTGGTCGGTCGGGATCGGGAGCAGCAACGGATCGGTGCCCTGCTCGCGGCGGCCCGGGTCGGGCAGAGCGGCGTCCTGGTGATCACCGGCGACCCGGGCATCGGCAAGACGGCGTTGCTCGAGCATGCGAAGCGCCTGACCGAGGACATGGTGATCCTGACCGCGGTCGGCACCGACGCGGAGCGCGACCTGCCCTTCGCCGGGCTTGCGCAGCTGCTGCGGCTCACCGCGACTGAGTTGGAGCGGCTGCCTGCGCCGCAGGCCCAGGCTCTGGCGGTCGCGCTGGCCCTGCGGTCCGGCCAGGCCGTTGACCGGTTCTCGGTAGGGGCGGGCCTGCTGACGCTGTTGACCCAGCGCAGTGAGGACCGGCCCCTGTGTCTCGTCATCGATGACGCCCATCTGGTCGATCGTCCGTCCCAGGAGGCCCTGGTCTTCGTCGCGCGGCGCCTGCTCGCCGACGCGGTTGCGCTTATCGTGGCCGCGCGAACCGGCGAACCATGCCTGCTGGTTGCCGACGACCTGCCTCAGCTCAGGTTGGCCGGCATCGACGCGGTGGCGACCCGCGAGCTGGTCGGAGCCGATCTCGGTGTGCTGGCCACCGCGGAACTGTCCGACCGGGTGTTCGCCCTCTCCGGCGGCAACCCGCTGGCGGTGCGTGAGCTGGTGCTCGAGCGGGACCGGCTGCTTTCCCTACCGCCCGACGCGCCGGGGCCACTGTCGGCGGTGTTGGCCGGTTTGTACTCCCGTCGCGCCGCTGACCTGGACCCGGCTGCCGCGACGGCTCTGTTGGTGGCGGCTGCTGCGGGTGAGGATCTGGCGGTGGTGCGCCGAGCCTGTGATGTGTTGGGCGCACCCGTGGCTGCGCTCGCCGACGCGGAGGCGGCGGGTCTGGTGAGCGTGACGGCGGACCGCGTCCGATTCAGGCACCCCCTGGTCAGGTCAGGTGTGTATGCCGCCGCGACCCCGGCGAGGCGGCGGCTGCTGCACGCGGCCATCGCCGATGCCATGGGCGACGCCGCTGCCGACGCCGACCGGCGCTGCTGGCATCGCAGCGAGGCGGCGCTGGGCCCCGACGCGGCGACGGCCGATGAAATGGAAGCGGCAGCCGGACGAGCGGCCGGTCGCGGCGCCTACGCGGTCGCAGCCAAGGCGGCCGAGCGGGCTGCCGTACTGTCGCCGACAGCCGCCGAGCAGGCGGCCAGGTTGAGCGCAGCGGGCACCTGGTCCTGGCATGCAGGTGAGGTCGTCGCAGCGCAGGCCCTGCTGGCGCGGGCGGCAGCCTTGGAGGCGACCTCCACCGGTCGCGTCCGCAGTCGACGACTGCAGGGTGTGATCGCCGCGCGCTGTGGCGCGGTGGATCAGGCCCGCGACCTCTTGATGCACGCCGGAGCCGAGTCGCCGGACGCCTCTGAGGCCATCGCCTGTTATGCCGAGGCCATCGATGCCTGCTACTACCTGGGTGATGCGGCTACGGCAGTGCTGGCCGCCGAGCGGGTCGAGACCCTGCTCAGGCAGGCCGACGCCGAGGCCGGCGTGCTGGGTCTCATTGCGGCCGGAATGGCCAAGGTGCTGGCCGGTCAGGACGGAGCGCCGCTGATTCGGGAGGCCGTGCAGCGGGCGGAACGGGCCGGAATCGCCACACCCGGGCAGGACGCGGCCGTCGGACAGCCGTACGAGGCTTTCTGGCTGGTGATGGGTCCGATGTTCCTCCGTGACTCCGGCGGGGGTCGCGAGCTGGTGCAGCGGGTGGTGGCGGACCAGCGGGCCCGGTCGGCGATCGGCGCCCTGCCCCATCTGCTGTTTCACATCGCCCGCGACGAGGCCACGACAGACCGTTGGGCCAACGCCGAGGCTGACTACAACGAGGCGATCGGGCTGGCCCGCGAGTCCGGCCAGAGCACGGAACTGGCGATGTCGCTGGCCGGGCTGTGCTGGCTTGAGGCCCGCCAGGGTCGATCCGGTGAGGCGAGGACCCATGCCGCCGAGACCCTGCAGCTGTCTGAGACCCATCGCGTCGAGATCGGCCGGATCTGGGCGCTGTTCGCGCTGGGGGACCTTGCGCTGGGGTACGGATCGATCGCGTCGTCGCTGGAGCACTACCGTTCGGTCGATAGGGTGCTCGGCCAGCTGGGGCTGCTCGACGTGGACCTGTCCCCGGTCCCCGAGCTGGTCGAGGCCATGCTGCGCTGCGGAGAGACCGGCGGGACGGCGGTGATGAGCCGGACCTATCAGGACCGGGCCGTCGCGAAGGGCCAACCGTGGGCGCTGGCGCGAGCGGCCCGGACGCAGGCGCTGTTGTGCGATGACGCCCAGCTCGACGAAGCATTCGGCCGGGCCCTCGAACTGCACACTGCGACTCTCGACGCCTTCGAGCGGGCCCGCACCCAGCTCAGCTACGGCGGTCGGCTGCGGCGAGCACGCCGCCGGGTCGATGCCCGGGCAATGCTGAGCTCGGCGCTCGAGACCTTCACCCGGCTGGGATCGCGGCCCTGGGCCGAGGCTGCCGCCGACGAGCTCCAGGCCACCGGGATGACCATTGCCCGGCCGGGGCAGAACCCGATCAGCAGGCTCACCCCCCGCGAGCTGCAGATCGCGGTGCCGTTGGCCGACGGACGCACCATCCGTCAGGTGGCGAGCGCGCTGTTCCTCAGCCCCAAGACGGTCGAGTACCACCTCCGAAACGTCTACCGGAAGTTCGGCATCGACTCACGTTCCCAGCTCGCCGCCCGGATGAGCGAGCAGCGGTAG
- a CDS encoding MFS transporter — translation MSEQSGPVSPWAPFRRRAFFWLWLGVVVSSVGMWAQTVGAQWLFVDDPHAATIVTLVQTASTLPMMLLALPAGVLADAFDRRWLLFGVQTYFIAVAVLLAVLTAAGLMPPALLLTFTFAIGAGGALLSPTWQALITDLVPRNELAAATRLDMVSVNVARAAGPALAGFVIAHWGVPPVFAMNAVCFGFLALVLLAWRRPRVTHREREPFLPALVAGGRYVRHEPVVRRILLRLATFMLPACAVWALLPLVASRQLGLAADGYGLLFAALGIGAVIGALCLGWVKRYLSSNGVLGLAAISFALAFGSVVLVPNLWLALPLLVVCGFGWTATVSTIISELQLFLPGWVRARAIAIYLMVFLGAQAVASPIWGLVTQQRGLRTSVLAAAVLVAVSAIGGLVLKVPENQHLDRSPMAYWGPTTVALEPEPDAGPIMVSIEYEVSADEEEAFLQAMESMRRSRLRSGASRWDLYRVGESPDLFFEQFQVPTWQEHQRQHDGRLTAEDQAIEDATFAHVVGTPRAQHLLPPGTARNSLSPHPDDSAAQEPS, via the coding sequence ATGAGCGAACAGTCGGGGCCCGTGTCACCCTGGGCGCCGTTTCGACGTCGCGCCTTCTTCTGGCTGTGGCTCGGCGTCGTGGTCAGCAGCGTCGGCATGTGGGCACAGACGGTCGGAGCCCAGTGGCTGTTCGTCGACGACCCGCACGCGGCCACCATCGTCACGCTGGTGCAGACCGCAAGCACGCTGCCGATGATGCTGCTGGCCCTGCCGGCAGGCGTGCTGGCCGACGCGTTCGACCGGCGCTGGCTGCTGTTCGGCGTGCAGACCTACTTCATCGCGGTGGCCGTCCTGCTCGCTGTCCTCACCGCCGCCGGGCTGATGCCGCCGGCGTTGCTGCTCACGTTCACGTTCGCCATCGGTGCCGGCGGCGCCCTGCTGTCTCCCACCTGGCAGGCCCTGATCACCGACCTGGTACCCAGAAACGAGCTGGCGGCCGCCACCCGGCTCGACATGGTCAGCGTCAACGTGGCACGCGCGGCAGGCCCGGCGCTGGCCGGCTTCGTGATCGCCCATTGGGGGGTCCCGCCCGTCTTCGCGATGAACGCGGTCTGCTTCGGCTTCCTGGCCCTCGTGCTGCTGGCCTGGCGTCGTCCACGCGTCACTCACCGGGAGCGGGAACCCTTTCTCCCGGCGCTGGTGGCCGGCGGGCGCTATGTCCGTCACGAGCCGGTGGTCCGCAGGATCCTGTTGCGCCTGGCCACCTTCATGCTGCCGGCCTGCGCGGTGTGGGCGCTGCTGCCGCTGGTCGCGAGCCGGCAGCTCGGCCTGGCCGCGGACGGGTACGGGCTGCTCTTCGCGGCCCTCGGGATCGGTGCCGTCATCGGCGCACTATGCCTGGGCTGGGTCAAGCGGTATCTGTCATCCAACGGGGTGCTGGGGCTGGCAGCGATCTCGTTCGCACTCGCCTTCGGGTCTGTGGTGCTGGTGCCGAACCTCTGGCTGGCGCTGCCCCTGCTGGTGGTGTGCGGCTTCGGCTGGACGGCCACCGTGTCCACCATCATCTCCGAACTGCAGCTGTTCCTGCCCGGCTGGGTGCGTGCCCGGGCCATCGCGATCTATCTCATGGTCTTCCTGGGCGCCCAGGCGGTCGCCTCGCCGATCTGGGGACTGGTCACCCAGCAACGGGGTCTGAGGACGTCCGTGCTGGCCGCCGCCGTCCTGGTGGCGGTCAGCGCGATCGGCGGCCTGGTGCTGAAGGTCCCCGAGAACCAACATCTGGACCGCTCGCCGATGGCCTACTGGGGCCCGACAACGGTGGCCCTCGAACCGGAGCCGGATGCCGGACCGATCATGGTGTCCATCGAATACGAGGTGTCAGCCGACGAGGAGGAGGCCTTCCTTCAGGCGATGGAGTCGATGCGCCGCTCTCGACTGCGCAGCGGCGCCTCACGCTGGGACCTTTACCGGGTCGGCGAGAGCCCTGACCTCTTCTTCGAACAGTTCCAGGTGCCGACCTGGCAGGAGCACCAACGGCAGCACGACGGACGCCTCACCGCCGAGGACCAGGCGATCGAAGACGCGACCTTCGCCCACGTCGTCGGAACGCCGCGCGCCCAGCATCTCCTCCCGCCGGGTACCGCACGCAACTCGCTCTCTCCGCATCCGGACGATTCCGCAGCGCAGGAGCCCTCCTAG
- a CDS encoding MFS transporter produces the protein MSVLLDLTPLRASPAFRRLWWGLGISNFGTQLTVVAVGLQVYDLTRSTLAVGVLGICALVPLVGLGLYGGALVDAHDRRRVALLSSFGLWLVVLALAAQAWLGVGSVELLYALVALQSAGFAINNPARSAIVPRLIDPQLLPAANVLQTIAWNVALTVGPLVGAFLVASWDFSEAYTIDAVLFTVALWALWRLPELPPLHESADNPEAAAPKRGLSSVLEGLRYLATRPNVRMTFVVDLIAMILSMPRVLFPAVGVLFLGGGATTTGILSAAFAAGAVLAGLFSGGLVGIRWQGRVIAVAICCFGLSVVGFGVVLVLVGPTSPDRVLVGALIVALAFLALAGASDAVSSVFRQTILQSATPDDMRGRLQGIFIVVVAGGPRLGDLVLGAEASLLHEGWAAVIGGACCAVLVVAVTVWQRRFLAYDGRHPVP, from the coding sequence ATGTCTGTACTCCTCGACCTGACGCCACTGCGTGCCAGCCCAGCGTTCCGCCGCCTGTGGTGGGGGCTGGGCATCTCCAACTTCGGCACCCAGTTGACGGTCGTCGCGGTCGGTCTGCAGGTCTACGACCTGACCCGGTCGACGCTCGCTGTGGGGGTTCTGGGCATCTGTGCCCTGGTGCCGCTCGTCGGTCTCGGGCTGTACGGAGGCGCGCTGGTCGACGCGCACGACCGGCGGCGGGTGGCGCTGCTGTCCTCGTTCGGCCTCTGGCTGGTGGTGCTGGCGCTGGCCGCCCAGGCGTGGCTGGGCGTCGGTTCGGTCGAGTTGCTCTACGCCCTGGTCGCGCTGCAGTCGGCCGGGTTCGCCATCAACAACCCGGCCCGGTCGGCGATCGTCCCCAGGCTCATCGACCCCCAGCTGCTACCTGCGGCCAATGTGCTGCAGACGATCGCGTGGAACGTGGCACTGACCGTGGGGCCGCTGGTCGGGGCGTTCCTGGTGGCCAGCTGGGACTTCTCCGAGGCGTACACGATCGATGCAGTGCTGTTCACTGTGGCGTTGTGGGCTCTCTGGCGGCTGCCCGAGCTGCCTCCGCTGCATGAGAGCGCCGACAACCCGGAGGCGGCCGCGCCGAAGCGAGGGCTCTCCTCGGTGCTGGAGGGGCTGCGCTATCTTGCTACCCGGCCCAACGTACGGATGACCTTCGTCGTCGACCTGATCGCCATGATCCTGTCGATGCCTCGGGTGCTGTTCCCGGCGGTCGGCGTGCTGTTCCTCGGCGGCGGCGCCACCACCACCGGCATCCTGAGCGCCGCCTTCGCCGCTGGTGCGGTGCTGGCCGGGCTCTTCTCCGGAGGCCTGGTGGGGATCCGCTGGCAGGGCCGGGTGATCGCTGTCGCGATCTGCTGCTTCGGGCTGTCCGTAGTGGGCTTCGGCGTGGTGCTGGTGCTGGTCGGGCCGACCTCACCGGATCGGGTGCTGGTCGGTGCCCTGATCGTGGCACTGGCCTTCCTGGCGCTGGCCGGAGCCTCCGACGCGGTCAGCTCGGTATTCCGGCAGACCATCCTGCAGTCGGCCACGCCGGACGACATGCGGGGCCGGCTGCAGGGCATCTTCATCGTGGTGGTGGCCGGCGGGCCCCGACTCGGGGACCTGGTGCTGGGCGCCGAGGCGTCGCTGCTGCACGAGGGTTGGGCGGCCGTGATCGGCGGCGCCTGCTGTGCGGTGCTGGTGGTGGCGGTGACCGTCTGGCAGCGGCGTTTCCTGGCGTACGACGGCCGCCATCCGGTGCCCTGA
- a CDS encoding DUF72 domain-containing protein, giving the protein MIRIGISGWNYPPWRGSFYPRGLPHRKELAYAAEHLSSIEINGTFYALQRPTSFASWHDQTPDDFLFSVKGPRFITHMKKLSDVEAPLANFFASGVLALGRKLGPVLWQLPPNLGYDRHRLSRFFDLLPRTQAAAAELARRHDDKIGEDRALLTSTAPELPIRHALEVRHDTFHSADFPALLREYQISAVLGDNPGKWPIIEKVTTDFMYVRLHGHEELYASGYTDEALDCWATKVAGWHAAGQDVFVYCDNDAKGHAPFDAMNLMSRLSPVR; this is encoded by the coding sequence ATGATCCGCATCGGCATCTCCGGCTGGAACTACCCGCCCTGGCGAGGGTCGTTCTATCCGCGCGGCCTCCCGCATCGCAAGGAGCTGGCCTATGCCGCCGAGCATCTCAGCTCGATCGAGATCAATGGCACCTTCTATGCGCTGCAGCGGCCGACCAGCTTCGCCTCTTGGCATGACCAGACCCCGGACGACTTCCTGTTCTCGGTCAAGGGGCCAAGGTTCATCACCCATATGAAGAAGCTGTCCGATGTCGAGGCACCCTTGGCCAACTTCTTCGCCTCCGGTGTGCTGGCGCTTGGTCGCAAGCTCGGCCCGGTGTTGTGGCAGCTGCCGCCCAACCTCGGTTACGACCGCCACCGGTTGTCCCGGTTCTTCGACCTGCTCCCTCGTACTCAGGCGGCGGCGGCCGAGCTCGCCCGCCGGCACGACGACAAGATCGGCGAGGACCGCGCCCTGCTGACCAGCACCGCCCCGGAACTGCCGATCCGGCACGCCCTCGAGGTCCGGCACGACACGTTCCACTCGGCCGACTTCCCTGCCCTGCTGCGGGAGTACCAGATCTCCGCCGTGCTCGGCGACAACCCGGGCAAGTGGCCCATCATCGAGAAGGTCACCACCGACTTCATGTACGTGCGACTGCATGGCCACGAGGAGCTCTATGCCAGCGGGTATACCGACGAGGCGCTGGACTGCTGGGCGACCAAGGTCGCCGGCTGGCATGCCGCAGGCCAGGACGTCTTCGTCTACTGCGACAACGACGCCAAGGGTCATGCGCCCTTCGACGCGATGAATCTGATGAGTCGCCTCAGCCCCGTGCGATGA
- a CDS encoding DNA polymerase III subunit gamma and tau codes for MEDAVIEDALVEPRVAPSGAPLALYRRYRPDTFADVIGQEHVTEPLQRALANNRVNHAYLFSGPRGCGKTTSARILARALNCEQGPAAEPCGTCDSCQDLATGGPGSIDVIEIDAASHGGVDDARDLRERAFFAPVSSRYKVYIVDEAHMVTPAGFNALLKLVEEPPPHVKFIFATTEPEKVIGTIRSRTHHYPFRLVPPRVLSSYLAKVCEAEGIAVEAAVLPLVVRSGAGSVRDSLSVLDQLLGGAADTGVSYRQAAALLGYTPDSLLDEFLDAFAAGDAGGVFSCIDKVIEVGQDPRRFGEDLLRRLRDLVIVAAVPDALSSGLVEVSDDQGERLTSQAAALGAGELTRAAEVIAQGLTDMRGTTAPRLHLELMCSRVLLPGADVDDRGIHARLDRLERRIGMTGTGAIESDAPILLGSPSPTPQRPDPTRSPDSASPQDRDELPAVERTVTPPTPATEAAAGQRRQTPSSPQSANGDVPPAQATRTSPAPKAAEPTGSSQAAPAQVLSVTDVRRLWPEVLEEVKSKRRFTWILLSQNAHVADVSNGTLVLAMPNVGARDSFAKGGSEDILREALVVVLGADLKIDAIVESGAGQGRTGPSAAPAAPQPVADAAAASWRTMPETAPAAGETAEPIREETPPWDVPGRSEAAQPAGPHAASRQPPGAPTSPMDPALKQHPLKEHLRQSIRPTRTGPPAEEGVDDRDAAVDRNDTDLEENSESHTELLARHLGAEIIAEEDHGA; via the coding sequence GTGGAGGACGCTGTGATCGAAGATGCGCTGGTCGAGCCGAGGGTCGCCCCGTCCGGGGCGCCGCTGGCGCTCTATCGGCGCTACCGGCCAGACACCTTCGCCGACGTCATCGGCCAGGAGCACGTCACCGAGCCGTTGCAGCGCGCCCTGGCCAACAACCGGGTCAACCATGCGTACCTCTTCTCCGGGCCGCGGGGCTGTGGCAAGACCACCTCGGCCCGCATCCTGGCTCGGGCGCTCAACTGCGAGCAGGGCCCGGCAGCGGAGCCCTGCGGGACCTGCGACTCGTGCCAGGACCTCGCCACCGGTGGTCCTGGCAGCATCGACGTGATCGAGATCGACGCCGCCAGCCACGGTGGTGTCGACGACGCCCGCGACCTGCGGGAGCGCGCCTTCTTCGCCCCGGTCAGCAGCCGCTACAAGGTCTACATCGTCGACGAGGCGCACATGGTGACTCCGGCGGGGTTCAACGCCCTGCTGAAGCTGGTGGAGGAGCCGCCGCCCCATGTGAAGTTCATCTTCGCCACCACCGAGCCTGAGAAGGTGATCGGCACCATCCGCTCCCGGACCCACCACTACCCGTTTCGGCTGGTGCCGCCGCGGGTGCTGAGCAGCTATCTGGCCAAGGTCTGCGAGGCCGAAGGGATCGCGGTCGAGGCGGCCGTGCTCCCGCTGGTGGTGCGCTCCGGTGCTGGGTCCGTACGCGACTCGCTGTCGGTGCTCGACCAGCTGCTGGGCGGCGCCGCCGACACCGGCGTCTCCTACCGGCAGGCAGCGGCCCTGCTCGGCTACACCCCGGACTCGTTGCTGGACGAGTTCCTCGACGCGTTTGCCGCGGGGGATGCCGGCGGCGTCTTCTCCTGTATCGACAAGGTGATCGAGGTGGGTCAGGACCCGCGCCGGTTCGGTGAGGACCTGCTGCGGCGGCTGCGGGACCTGGTCATCGTCGCGGCCGTACCCGACGCGTTGAGCAGCGGACTCGTGGAGGTGTCGGACGACCAGGGGGAACGACTCACCTCCCAGGCCGCCGCGCTGGGGGCCGGTGAACTCACCCGGGCCGCCGAGGTGATCGCCCAGGGGCTGACCGACATGCGCGGCACCACGGCCCCCCGGCTGCACCTCGAGCTGATGTGTTCGCGGGTGCTGCTGCCCGGCGCCGACGTCGACGACCGCGGCATCCACGCCCGGTTGGACCGGCTTGAGCGGCGGATCGGGATGACCGGTACGGGTGCGATCGAGAGCGACGCCCCGATCCTGCTCGGCTCGCCGTCGCCCACCCCGCAGCGACCTGACCCCACCCGGTCACCGGACTCCGCCAGCCCACAAGATCGGGACGAGCTGCCCGCGGTAGAACGTACGGTCACGCCACCGACGCCGGCCACGGAAGCCGCTGCTGGTCAGCGGCGGCAAACCCCGTCCTCGCCGCAGTCGGCGAACGGGGATGTCCCGCCCGCGCAGGCGACCCGGACCAGCCCCGCACCAAAGGCAGCCGAACCGACCGGGTCCAGCCAGGCCGCACCGGCGCAGGTGCTTTCGGTGACCGACGTACGCCGGCTCTGGCCGGAGGTGCTGGAAGAGGTCAAGAGCAAGCGGCGCTTCACCTGGATCCTGCTCAGTCAGAACGCGCACGTCGCCGACGTCAGCAATGGCACCCTCGTGCTGGCGATGCCCAACGTCGGAGCCAGAGACAGCTTCGCCAAGGGCGGCAGCGAGGACATCCTGCGGGAAGCGCTGGTCGTGGTGCTCGGAGCGGACCTCAAGATTGACGCCATCGTCGAGTCGGGTGCCGGCCAGGGGCGCACCGGCCCGTCGGCCGCCCCGGCTGCGCCGCAGCCGGTAGCTGACGCGGCCGCCGCCTCGTGGCGCACCATGCCCGAGACCGCCCCGGCCGCCGGTGAGACAGCTGAGCCGATCCGCGAGGAGACGCCACCCTGGGATGTGCCCGGCCGCTCGGAGGCCGCCCAGCCGGCTGGTCCACACGCTGCCTCCCGCCAGCCGCCGGGTGCGCCCACGTCTCCGATGGACCCGGCCCTCAAGCAACACCCCCTCAAGGAACACCTGCGCCAGAGCATCCGGCCCACCCGAACCGGACCGCCGGCCGAGGAGGGCGTGGACGACCGTGACGCCGCCGTCGACCGCAACGACACCGATCTGGAGGAGAACTCCGAGTCGCACACCGAGCTGCTGGCCAGGCATCTCGGCGCGGAGATCATCGCTGAAGAGGACCATGGCGCATAG
- a CDS encoding YbaB/EbfC family nucleoid-associated protein, with the protein MIPGNGDMSGLMAQAQAMQQQLLNAQQELAETEVEGSAGGDLVTATVTGAGELVALTIKPEAVDPEDTETLADLVLAAVRDASSKSQALAAAKLGPMAGGMGLPF; encoded by the coding sequence ATGATTCCCGGCAACGGAGACATGTCCGGTCTGATGGCGCAGGCGCAGGCGATGCAGCAGCAACTGCTGAACGCCCAGCAGGAGCTGGCCGAGACGGAGGTCGAGGGTTCGGCCGGTGGTGACCTTGTCACAGCGACGGTCACCGGCGCCGGCGAGCTGGTCGCGCTGACGATCAAGCCGGAAGCGGTGGACCCCGAGGACACCGAGACGCTGGCCGACCTCGTCCTCGCTGCGGTCCGCGACGCGAGCAGCAAGTCCCAGGCGTTGGCTGCCGCCAAGCTCGGCCCGATGGCCGGCGGCATGGGTCTGCCGTTCTGA
- the recR gene encoding recombination mediator RecR yields the protein MYEGPVQDLIDELGRLPGIGPKSAQRIAFHILSADADDVMRLSNILREVKATVKFCESCFNVAEDTQCRICRDPRRDQTMICVVEESKDVVAVERTREFRGRYHVLGGAISPIDGIGPGDLKVRELCTRLADGTVTEVILATDPNLEGEATATYLSRLLLPMGVKVSRLASGLPVGGDLEYADEITLGRAFEGRRFVDA from the coding sequence GTGTACGAAGGTCCGGTCCAGGATCTCATCGACGAGCTCGGGCGGCTGCCCGGGATCGGACCGAAGAGCGCCCAGCGGATCGCCTTCCACATCCTGTCTGCCGATGCGGACGACGTGATGCGGCTGTCGAACATCCTCCGGGAGGTGAAGGCCACGGTGAAGTTCTGCGAGTCCTGCTTCAACGTCGCCGAGGACACCCAATGCCGCATCTGCCGTGACCCGCGGCGCGACCAGACGATGATCTGTGTGGTCGAGGAGTCCAAGGATGTCGTCGCGGTGGAGCGGACCCGTGAGTTCAGGGGCCGCTACCACGTCCTCGGTGGCGCCATCAGTCCGATCGACGGCATCGGACCGGGCGACCTCAAGGTCCGTGAGCTCTGCACCCGACTGGCCGACGGCACCGTGACGGAGGTGATCTTGGCGACCGACCCCAACCTCGAGGGGGAGGCGACCGCCACCTATCTCAGTCGGTTGCTGCTCCCGATGGGGGTCAAGGTCAGTCGGCTGGCCAGCGGGCTGCCGGTCGGCGGTGACCTGGAGTACGCCGACGAGATCACCCTCGGCCGCGCGTTCGAGGGTCGACGCTTCGTCGACGCCTAG
- a CDS encoding VOC family protein, with protein MAEQHVGTEPTEELPRTVVPYLAVAGGGEALDFYARAFGAREVMRMDEGGLIAHAEFTIGGARFFLSDEWPSLNVRSPATLGGFSVSLAIEVADADALVERLAEHGATIERPVEAGPVEGTRAGWVVDPYGHRWHISSRGDA; from the coding sequence ATGGCAGAGCAGCATGTCGGCACCGAGCCGACCGAGGAGCTCCCACGGACAGTGGTTCCCTATCTGGCAGTGGCTGGGGGTGGCGAGGCCCTCGACTTCTACGCCAGGGCCTTCGGAGCCCGCGAGGTGATGCGGATGGATGAGGGCGGTCTGATCGCCCATGCCGAGTTCACCATCGGCGGAGCGCGCTTCTTCCTCTCCGACGAGTGGCCCTCACTGAACGTCCGAAGTCCGGCCACACTGGGCGGTTTCTCGGTGTCGCTGGCCATCGAGGTGGCCGACGCCGACGCGCTGGTCGAACGGCTGGCCGAACACGGAGCCACGATCGAGCGGCCGGTCGAGGCCGGCCCGGTCGAAGGTACCCGCGCCGGCTGGGTGGTGGATCCCTACGGCCACCGCTGGCACATCTCCAGCCGGGGCGACGCCTGA
- a CDS encoding TetR family transcriptional regulator, with protein sequence MTEAPHLTRRRAETRDKLLDAAVFVFAEKGILGASVEEICEQAQFTRGAFYSNFASRDELVLALLEREAKQQIARAQAAIDTILTRDPGEDYTSNTRMAMTINAFAQAQPADRSSILAQRELRLYAIRNPDITEEFLAFEERSIAEVTQVIMDALASVEREFTIPVESAIAMITALYEDSMVRSLLRPRTAESDATSFDLMTAFLETITRPLEGSDPGR encoded by the coding sequence GTGACCGAGGCTCCGCACCTCACCCGCCGCAGGGCAGAGACGCGCGACAAGCTGCTGGACGCGGCTGTCTTCGTCTTCGCCGAGAAGGGCATTCTGGGGGCCAGCGTGGAAGAGATCTGTGAGCAGGCACAGTTCACCCGTGGCGCCTTCTACTCCAACTTCGCCTCCCGCGACGAGCTGGTGCTGGCCCTGCTGGAACGGGAGGCCAAGCAACAGATCGCCCGCGCCCAGGCTGCCATCGACACGATCCTCACCCGTGACCCCGGCGAGGACTACACCTCGAACACCAGGATGGCGATGACCATCAACGCCTTCGCCCAGGCGCAGCCGGCCGACCGCAGCTCGATCCTGGCCCAGCGCGAGCTCCGCCTCTATGCCATCCGCAACCCGGACATCACCGAGGAGTTCCTCGCCTTCGAGGAGCGCTCCATCGCCGAGGTCACGCAAGTGATCATGGATGCGCTGGCCTCCGTCGAGCGGGAGTTCACGATACCGGTGGAGTCGGCGATCGCCATGATCACCGCGCTGTACGAGGACAGCATGGTCCGCTCCCTGTTGCGTCCGCGGACAGCGGAGTCGGACGCGACATCCTTCGACCTGATGACGGCCTTCCTGGAGACGATCACCCGCCCGCTGGAAGGCTCCGATCCGGGCCGTTAG